The proteins below are encoded in one region of Triticum aestivum cultivar Chinese Spring chromosome 1B, IWGSC CS RefSeq v2.1, whole genome shotgun sequence:
- the LOC123137907 gene encoding cysteine proteinase inhibitor, with protein sequence MAEAAQGGGLRGRGVLLGGVQDAPAGRENDLATIKLARFAVAEHNTKANALLEFERLVKVRQQVVAGCMHYFTIEVKEGGAKKLYEAKVWEKAWENFKQLQEFKPAA encoded by the exons ATGGCCGAGGCGGCGCAGGGCGGGGGGCTACGCGGCCGCGGCGTGCTGCTGGGCGGCGTCCAGGACGCGCCGGCGGGGCGGGAGAACGACCTCGCGACCATCAAGCTCGCACGCTTCGCCGTCGCCGAGCACAACACCAAGGCC AACGCGCTGCTGGAGTTCGAGAGGCTGGTGAAGGTGAGGCAGCAGGTGGTGGCCGGGTGCATGCACTACTTCACCATCGAGGTCAAGGAAGGCGGCGCCAAGAAGCTCTACGAGGCCAAGGTGTGGGAGAAGGCCTGGGAGAACTTCAAGCAGCTCCAGGAGTTCAAGCCGGCCGCCTGA